A region of Bacteroidales bacterium DNA encodes the following proteins:
- a CDS encoding DUF5074 domain-containing protein, which yields MKRIFLALISFLVYACSPDNFSEVDTQPSSPVSSPRGLFVINEGLFNQGNAEITYIDEKTGEVKHNFFQSVNGYSPGDILMDAIMANEEIYLSVNNSNRIYVLDRSWKVKTQINITQPRYLLPGKKYVYVSSLYRPFLYLIDINKKKLVDSMYASRPLEQLMWVNGFIWGIHWSSLASSLPNRYIMIIDSSAKKVVDSIEVGKEPNSMVQDKEGNIWVLCSGGYLQEEPPTLWKINPITRQPQKIMEFNQGNDYPSSLNISATRDTLFFINKNIYCFSIQNLSSHLVYASGIDILYSLWLDPDRRTWWVCNVKDYVHQGEIMEINAEGQVLKKFPAGTIPRKILFIR from the coding sequence ATGAAAAGAATTTTTCTTGCCTTAATTTCTTTTCTAGTCTATGCTTGTAGCCCCGACAATTTTAGCGAAGTGGACACTCAACCATCTTCTCCTGTCAGCAGTCCACGAGGGTTGTTTGTCATTAACGAAGGATTGTTTAATCAGGGGAATGCAGAAATAACCTACATCGACGAAAAAACAGGTGAAGTAAAACATAATTTTTTTCAATCTGTCAATGGCTATAGCCCAGGTGATATCCTTATGGATGCCATCATGGCCAACGAAGAAATATACCTCTCAGTGAATAATTCCAATCGAATATATGTTCTTGATCGATCATGGAAAGTAAAGACTCAAATTAATATTACTCAACCTCGATATTTGCTGCCGGGGAAAAAATACGTCTATGTGTCTTCACTTTATCGTCCTTTTCTATATCTCATTGATATCAACAAAAAGAAACTAGTAGACAGTATGTATGCTAGTCGGCCATTGGAGCAACTGATGTGGGTAAATGGATTCATCTGGGGAATACATTGGTCATCGCTTGCTTCATCGTTGCCCAATCGCTATATTATGATCATCGATTCGAGTGCGAAAAAAGTGGTCGACTCCATAGAAGTTGGCAAAGAACCCAACAGTATGGTTCAGGACAAAGAAGGAAACATATGGGTTTTATGCAGTGGTGGTTACCTGCAAGAAGAACCACCAACCCTTTGGAAAATAAATCCCATCACACGACAACCTCAAAAAATCATGGAATTTAATCAAGGAAATGATTATCCATCTTCCTTAAATATCAGTGCTACAAGAGATACTTTATTTTTTATCAACAAAAATATCTATTGCTTCAGTATTCAAAACCTATCTTCTCATCTCGTGTATGCTAGTGGAATCGATATTTTATATAGTCTCTGGCTGGATCCTGATCGACGGACATGGTGGGTTTGCAATGTTAAAGACTATGTACATCAGGGAGAAATTATGGAAATTAATGCTGAAGGGCAAGTGCTAAAAAAATTTCCAGCAGGAACGATTCCACGAAAAATTCTCTTTATTAGGTAA